From a region of the Drosophila virilis strain 15010-1051.87 chromosome 3, Dvir_AGI_RSII-ME, whole genome shotgun sequence genome:
- the galla-2 gene encoding MIP18 family protein galla-2, protein MPTEIENLNPSVYSKIKERAITANEEDENIADPFDKREIFDLIRNINDPEHPLTLEELHVVQEELITISDKQNSVHINFTPTIPHCSMATLIGLSIRVKLLRSLPPRFKVTVEITPGTHASEMAVNKQLADKERVAAALENKHLAEVINQCISAKG, encoded by the exons ATGCCCACAGAAATCGAGAATTTAAATCCGAGCGTCTATAGCAAGATCAAGGAGCGTGCGATAACAGCCAACGAAGAGGATGAGAACATTGCCGATCCCTTTGACAAGCGAGAAATCTTTG ATCTTATACGAAACATCAATGATCCCGAGCATCCGTTAACGCTGGAGGAGCTGCACGTCGTCCAGGAGGAACTCATAACCATAAGCGACAAACAGAATTCGGTGCACATCAATTTTACTCCAACGATACCCCATTGCTCCATGGCCACGCTGATTGGTCTCTCCATACGGGTGAAGCTGCTGCGATCGCTGCCGCCCCGGTTTAAGGTCACCGTGGAGATAACGCCGGGCACGCACGCCTCCGAGATGGCCGTGAACAAACAGCTGGCGGATAAGGAACGCGTTGCCGCAGCGCTGGAGAACAAACACCTGGCCGAGGTCATCAACCAGTGTATTTCGGCAAAGGGTTAA
- the LOC6623033 gene encoding thrombin-like enzyme AhV_TL-I yields MLYRNLFDLQLLLILSLAALGKQFVVGEKRVRRLATPSFSIDVYEGLAKYVVSIRSRTPRTFFGDNHFCGGSIVSLTYVLTSAKCVMDKRKIVHRSRLILIVAGTPNRLKIVRRQTLHVPAKKIFVPENYTVYNTNNIALIKLKHKLPSDNRHIGILNLPRGPPTTGIFYKVMGWGRLYEGGPLASRIVFIDVMLQERVICQRLLHPFMPEMMCAGNLNSTLDEEPCPGDAGDPLMVNLTVYGVTSYHVGCGHSLLPSVYTDVWYHMKWIDEIMNSNVCRMYNPPTVYFFASILLCMCGEFHFNLNL; encoded by the exons ATGTTGTATAGAAATTTGTTCGATTTACAGCTTTTACTAATATTGTCATTAGCTGCGCTTGGCAAGCAATTTGTGGTAGGTGAGAAGCGTGTGAGGCGTCTGGCCACACCAAGCTTTAGCATCGATGTCTATGAAGGGCTGGCCAAGTATGTGGTGTCCATCAGATCGCGTACGCCGCGCACATTCTTTGGCGATAATCATTTCTGCGGCGGCTCCATAGTATCGCTTACATATGTGCTAACCTCCGCGAAGTGTGTGATGGA CAAGCGCAAGATCGTTCACCGAAGTCGATTGATACTGATTGTGGCTGGAACCCCCAATCGTTTAAAGATCGTCCGTCGTCAGACTCTGCATGTGCCGGCCAAGAAGATATTTGTGCCCGAAAACTATACAGTGTATAATACGAACAATATTGCGCTCATTAAGTTGAAACATAAGCTGCCCTCGGACAATCGCCACATTGGGATTTTGAATTTGCCGCGCGGGCCACCCACAACTGGTATTTTCTACAAGGTCATGGGCTGGGGGCGCCTCTATGAG GGCGGGCCTCTCGCTTCCAGAATTGTCTTTATCGATGTCATGTTGCAGGAGCGTGTCATATGCCAGCGATTGCTACATCCCTTCATGCCGGAAATGATGTGTGCCGGCAACTTGAATTCCACTCTAGACGAAGAACCCTGCCCGGGCGATGCCGGTGATCCGCTTATGGTTAACCTAACTGTTTATGGCGTGACTAGCTATCACGTCGGCTGCGGCCACAGTCTGTTGCCTTCCGTCTATACGGATGTCTGGTATCACATGAAGTGGATCGATGAAATCATGAACAGCAATGTCTGCCGGATGTATAACCCTCCGACTGTCTACTTTTTCGCCTCGATTTTGTTATGTATGTGTGGGGAGTTCCATTTTAATCTGAACctttag
- the OXA1L gene encoding mitochondrial inner membrane protein OXA1L: protein MLAKRMQLWKATQAALTMNSTANKGATQMFPTGGSSRDMHLSSSWSNQLTTRVMLAPPSPLIPLYSSAAAGGLRYASSKTDVPPNMESAKELVDLPAIPDAPIPPAIQNISTDPESLMETIDMAGEPTFASIGLGGWSPVGMVQNCMEFLHCTWDIPWWGTIAIGTIVVRTLIFPLVILAQRNSAKMSNNMPQMQVLQLKMTEARQSGNAIESARYAQEMMLFMKEKGVNPLKNMIVPLAQAPLFLSFFMGLRQMANTPVESMRDGGLFWFTDLTLADPFYLLPVITSATLYLTIELGTDSARLSAANMNTMKYVLRALPIVIFPFTMNFPAAILTYWACSNFISLGQVAVLRIPAVRDYFKIEKMVTHPPSALPAKKKGFVGGMKESWDNMKITKEIEERQQLDEIRFAKAGKGPLVKTYKYDPTKPPVQGAASPTGSLKPPSKEQ, encoded by the exons ATGTTGGCCAAGCGAATGCAACTATGGAAAGCGACTCAAGCGGCGCTGACGATGAACTCCACAGCCAACAAGGGTGCCACACAG ATGTTTCCAACAGGCGGCAGCAGTCGAGACATGCacttgagcagcagctggagcaatCAGCTGACCACCCGTGTCATGCTAGCGCCTCCGTCACCATTGATCCCACTCTATTCGTCGGCGGCAGCCGGCGGACTGCGATATGCCAGCTCCAAGACAGACGTGCCGCCCAATATGGAATCCGCCAAGGAGCTGGTGGATCTGCCTGCTATCCCAGATGCGCCTATACCACCAGccattcaaaatatttccaCGGACCCGGAAAGTCTTATGGAAACTATTGACATGGCTGGCGAACCAACATTTGCCTCCATTGGCCTGGGCGGCTGGTCGCCAGTTGGCATGGTACAAAACTGTATGGAGTTTCTGCACTGCACGTGGGATATTCCTTGGTGGGGCACCATTGCAATCGGTACGATTGTCGTACGTACCCTAATCTTTCCACTGGTCATTCTCGCGCAACGCAACTCCGCCAAGATGAGCAACAACATGCCACAGATGCAGGTGCTGCAGCTGAAGATGACGGAGGCGCGTCAATCGGGCAATGCCATTGAATCGGCGCGGTATGCTCAGGAAATGATGCTGTTTATGAAAGAAAAGGGCGTTAATCCTCTAAAGAATATGATTGTCCCGTTGGCACAAGCACCGCTCTTCCTATCCTTCTTCATGGGCCTACGTCAGATGGCCAACACTCCCGTGGAGTCCATGCGTGACGGTGGCCTCTTCTGGTTCACGGATCTGACACTGGCGGATCCATTCTACCTGTTACCCGTAATTACCAGCGCCACGTTGTATCTGACCATTGAGCTGGGCACGGACAGCGCACGCCTGTCGGCTGCCAACATGAACACCATGAAGTATGTTCTGCGCGCCCTGCCGATTGTCATCTTTCCCTTCACCATGAACTTTCCCGCTGCCATTCTGACGTACTGGGCTTGCAGTAACTTTATCTCGCTGGGCCAGGTGGCAGTGTTGCGGATTCCCGCTGTGCGGGATtactttaaaattgaaaaaatggTCACCCATCCGCCCAGTGCACTGCCAGCCAAGAAGAAGGGCTTTGTGGGCGGCATGAAGGAAT CTTGGGACAACATGAAGATCACAAAGGAGATCGAGGAGCGACAGCAATTGGATGAAATTCGCTTTGCCAAGGCCGGCAAAGGACCCTTGGTGAAGACGTACAAATACGATCCCACCAAGCCTCCAGTCCAAGGAGCGGCATCGCCTACAGGAAGCCTAAAGCCACCCTCCAAGGAGCAGTAG